The Saccharothrix violaceirubra genome segment GCGGCTGGCCGGCACGCCGATGTCACCCGGCGCGTACTTCGTCGGCAAGATCACCCTGGTCGGGCTGCTGAGCCTGGCCGAGGCGGTGCTGATGATCGCGGTCGGCGTGGCGTTCTTCGACATCGAACTGCCCACCTCGCTCGACAAGTGGCTGACGTTCACGTGGGTGTTCGTGCTCGGCGTCGTGTCGTGCGGCCTGCTGGGGCTCGCGATCGGCGGCCTGGTCAAGTCGGCGCGCAGCGCGCCGGCCGTGATGAACCTGCCCTACATCGGGTTGCAGTTCGTCTCCGGCGTCTACGTGGCGCTGCCTATGCTCCCCAAGGCGATGGTCACGGTCGCCTCGTTCTTCCCGCTCAAGTGGGTGGCGCAGGGATTCCGCTCGGTGTTCCTGTCCGACGACATGGCGATCCAGGAGGCGGCGGGCGCATGGGAACACGGCCGGACGGCGCTGGTGCTGGGGGCGTGGTGCGTGGTCGGCCTGGTCCTGAGCCTGCTGGTGTTCCGATCGTCGAGCCGGCGCACTGGCGCCTAGTCGCCTGGGGGTCGCTGGCGGCCACGGCGCTGCTGGTCTGGGTGGACGACTTCTCCGCGACGCGCAACCTCGCCGCGCTGGGGGTCGTCCTCCTGGGCGCGGTGTGGTTCGCGCTCCGCCCGCCCGTGCTGTACCTGCCGGTCCTGCTGGTGCTGTTCGTCGGCGCGGAGTGGCTCAACCCGTGGACGACGTTCACCTTGTTCGCGGTGCTGCCCCAGGTCTACGCGCGGCTGCCGGAGCTGCGGGCGTTCCTGGTGATGACGCTGTTCGCCGCGACGCCGTGGGCGACCTGGTACGCCAAGACCGGCGATCCGCGCGGGATGCTGCCGACCACGCTGTCGATCGTGCTCTTCTCCCAGCTGTTCTCGTGGGTGCTGACGGTGATCGCCGAGCGGAACCGGGCGATCGCCGAGCTGTCCCGCAACGCCGGGGTCGCCGCCGAGCGCGAACGGCTGTCCGCGGAGATCCACGACACGCTCGCGCAGGGCTTCACCAGCATCGTCACGCTCGTGCAGGCCGCGCGGTCCGACCCCGAAGGCGGCGCGCGGCACCTCGACCTGGCGTTGCGCACGGCCAAGGAGAACCTCGCCGAGGCACGGGCCCTGGTGGCGGCGTTGGCGCCGGCGGCCCTCGACGGGTCGTTGGCGCAGGCGTTGGACCGGCTCGTGGCCCGGCTGGAGGAGGACGGCATCTCCGGCGCGTTCTCGGTGAGCGGCACGAAGTCGTTGCCGACGACCGTCGAGGTGGTGCTGCTGCGGGCGGCGCAGGAGGCGTTGACCAACGTGCGCAAGCACTCCGGGGCCGCGCTGGTCGTGGTGGACCTGACCGTGACCGACGACCGGGCCGTGCTGACCGTGCACGACGACGGCGCCGGGTTCGGGGAGAATCCCGAGGGCTTCGGGTTGCGGGGCATGCGCAACCGGGTCGAACAGGTCGGCGGCACGGTGTCCGCGACGGACTCCGACGGTGCGGTGGTCGTGGTGGAGGTGCCCCTGTGATCCCAAAGACGATCAAGGTGCTGCTCGTCGACGACCACCCGGTCGTGCGGCAGGGCGTGCGGG includes the following:
- a CDS encoding ABC transporter permease; protein product: MSTVDIGLARGGVELRQFFRDRAGMVFTFALPAFILMLLGNITGDAPGAGQSLAASLLGAGIISTSFITLGVGVAQDRGDGTLKRLAGTPMSPGAYFVGKITLVGLLSLAEAVLMIAVGVAFFDIELPTSLDKWLTFTWVFVLGVVSCGLLGLAIGGLVKSARSAPAVMNLPYIGLQFVSGVYVALPMLPKAMVTVASFFPLKWVAQGFRSVFLSDDMAIQEAAGAWEHGRTALVLGAWCVVGLVLSLLVFRSSSRRTGA
- a CDS encoding sensor histidine kinase; this encodes MDDFSATRNLAALGVVLLGAVWFALRPPVLYLPVLLVLFVGAEWLNPWTTFTLFAVLPQVYARLPELRAFLVMTLFAATPWATWYAKTGDPRGMLPTTLSIVLFSQLFSWVLTVIAERNRAIAELSRNAGVAAERERLSAEIHDTLAQGFTSIVTLVQAARSDPEGGARHLDLALRTAKENLAEARALVAALAPAALDGSLAQALDRLVARLEEDGISGAFSVSGTKSLPTTVEVVLLRAAQEALTNVRKHSGAALVVVDLTVTDDRAVLTVHDDGAGFGENPEGFGLRGMRNRVEQVGGTVSATDSDGAVVVVEVPL